A window of the Verrucomicrobiia bacterium genome harbors these coding sequences:
- a CDS encoding macro domain-containing protein, giving the protein MGELADRLAKVYEAHRQKIDRVERETAAAVVDIIAELERRMAGSGGGISSERKAPFGQPPPPSTPALKAEEIKPLTTLETATGSRITLIKADITRLAIDAIVNPASRSLEGGGGLEGRIFAAAGKDFVDECHGLGGVERGEAKITPGHQLLCRFVIHTAGPVWKGGDQGEPQMLASCYQNSLKLAKGYGLKSVAFPAISTGNFGYPLDQATRVAVQEIARFLSDNKGIEVVYLVGFGEDAVDAFSAALKEITA; this is encoded by the coding sequence ATGGGTGAGCTAGCTGATCGTTTGGCCAAGGTTTACGAGGCACATCGCCAGAAAATCGACCGCGTCGAGCGCGAAACCGCCGCCGCCGTCGTGGACATCATCGCCGAGCTCGAACGCCGCATGGCGGGCAGCGGTGGTGGCATCTCCAGTGAGCGCAAGGCCCCCTTCGGCCAGCCCCCTCCGCCCAGCACACCCGCCCTGAAAGCGGAAGAGATCAAGCCCCTCACCACTTTGGAGACCGCCACCGGCTCCCGCATCACCCTCATCAAGGCGGATATTACGCGCCTCGCCATCGATGCCATCGTGAACCCCGCCAGCCGCAGCCTCGAAGGCGGTGGTGGTCTGGAGGGCCGCATCTTCGCCGCTGCTGGAAAAGATTTCGTGGACGAATGCCATGGCCTCGGCGGCGTGGAACGCGGTGAAGCCAAGATCACCCCCGGCCACCAGCTCCTCTGCCGTTTCGTCATCCACACCGCCGGTCCCGTGTGGAAAGGCGGCGATCAGGGCGAACCCCAGATGCTCGCCTCCTGCTATCAGAACAGCCTGAAGCTCGCGAAAGGTTACGGCCTCAAGAGCGTCGCCTTCCCGGCCATCAGTACTGGCAATTTCGGCTATCCTCTGGACCAGGCCACCCGCGTGGCCGTGCAGGAGATCGCCCGTTTCCTGAGCGACAACAAAGGCATCGAAGTAGTCTACCTCGTCGGCTTCGGTGAAGATGCCGTAGACGCCTTCAGCGCCGCGCTAAAAGAAATCACCGCCTAA
- a CDS encoding ThuA domain-containing protein, with product MEPWADGKLTVTEGLELWLDAAQQNAARTALKLPTLNNSTATDTWFDGSGLGRHVSQRITESRPRFFSVVNSASFRFDGKDDFLGAANLNGSFTNATVFIVAAPKNNNGYFPGFLAFNKRGVNDYVSGLNVDLGSKGSEQFTVLNTEGAGFRGAANLLNSGYPFGRFYTLSVQFGTGTGGVRLFVNGQDHGRRDRKAEAMTMDELVIGARSYSNTADLPSVQSFYSGDIAEVLVFNRVLSGGDRAKVENYLTAKHAALTSTDDPAGIRPLEIVANPPPVQMLVPGFTVKELPIQIPNINSIQYRADGKLVALGYNGHIHILSDTDGDGIEDKATLFWDKNTMRGPIGMALTPPGYAKGQGVFVPSKGKLSLIIDKDGDDKADEEIIVATGWKEITQNVDAIGVALDKDGNIYFALGTANYANGYLIDKDTGVAAYDLKSERGTVLKVSPDFSKREIICTGIRFPVAMHFNKDGDLFASEQEGATWLPNGNPFDELLHIQPNRHYGFPPRHPKHLPNVVDEPSVFDYAPQHQSTCGFNFNYGVNGGPAFGPKFWEGDVLMTGESRGKIYRTKLVKTSSGYVAQNHLIACLNLLTTDICITPKGHAIVSTHSGKPDWGTGPSGIGKLFQISYTDKEAPQPVVTYSASPTEIRVAFDRPLNPANLKNLAKETKITQGKYVMPGDRFEAMWPGYQVIKDQKAVPRYNVPVLSANVTPDNRTLVLTTPPRTAAVNYAVELPNVSRSAELQLGSKTKAAYDQIEVLADMNGVQAEWKSTDGKSNWKGWLPHIDAEASKAFTQGSKTHEELWAASAKGGFLTLLTQLDLNRMLQPEIQQGAKLDHDYPSEQIHISTQFRGGGESKSELSGARSHHLRVSIGRFQDSHHITPEHGDWALFNVTITPSPQASMPSLHWSTSLDERQRPFPLRRFFLPGAQPTVEPVKLASERVVPELAGGNWLRGQKLFHSEQAACSKCHQVSGVGGKLGPDLSNLIHRDYASVLRDISEPSAAINPDHTAFNIELKDGDVLTGVIMGDNAEALTLGSATGQPLRVAKNTIKSVKPSSISLMPEGLDKGLGEAAMKDLMTFLLTVPLEPAPIEIGGAPPARSRAELNAVLSSREPLPAQMKPMHIVLCAGPKDHGKGEHDYPMWQRRWSKLLAMSEGVTVSTADKWPSAEQFAKADVICFFNNNPVWDETKGQELDSYLARGKGAVYFHWAVEARGDAEAFARRIGLASNSPLLKYRHGPLDLQFAEHPLAKGFNATSFTKAKFIDESYWLFRGEEKNVNLLASSMEDGQLRPQLWTRNVGPGRVFVSIPGHYNWTFDDPIFRVLALRGICWSAGQPVDRLTDLAPIGARIAE from the coding sequence ATGGAACCATGGGCCGATGGTAAACTCACCGTCACTGAGGGCCTCGAACTCTGGCTGGATGCCGCGCAGCAGAACGCCGCCCGCACCGCGCTGAAGCTGCCCACGCTCAACAACTCCACCGCCACGGACACGTGGTTCGATGGCTCGGGCTTGGGCCGCCATGTCTCCCAGCGCATCACGGAGAGCCGCCCGCGCTTTTTCTCCGTCGTGAACTCCGCCAGCTTCCGCTTCGATGGCAAGGATGACTTCCTCGGTGCCGCAAATCTCAACGGGTCATTCACGAATGCCACCGTCTTCATCGTCGCCGCGCCTAAGAACAACAACGGCTACTTCCCCGGCTTCCTCGCCTTCAATAAGCGCGGCGTGAATGATTACGTCAGCGGCTTGAATGTGGACCTCGGCTCCAAAGGCAGTGAGCAGTTCACTGTCTTAAATACTGAAGGCGCTGGATTTCGTGGTGCAGCGAATCTTTTGAACTCTGGTTATCCCTTTGGCCGCTTCTACACCTTGAGCGTCCAGTTCGGTACGGGCACGGGGGGCGTGCGGCTATTTGTGAATGGCCAGGATCATGGTCGTCGCGATCGCAAGGCCGAGGCCATGACCATGGATGAACTCGTCATCGGCGCTCGCTCCTACTCTAACACCGCCGATCTGCCTTCCGTGCAGAGCTTTTACTCCGGCGATATCGCTGAAGTCCTCGTCTTCAATCGCGTCCTCTCCGGTGGTGATCGTGCAAAGGTGGAGAATTACCTCACCGCCAAACACGCCGCGCTCACCAGCACGGATGATCCCGCTGGCATCCGTCCTTTGGAAATCGTCGCGAACCCGCCTCCTGTGCAAATGCTCGTGCCGGGCTTCACCGTGAAGGAACTGCCCATCCAGATCCCAAACATCAACAGCATCCAGTACCGCGCAGACGGCAAGCTCGTCGCACTCGGTTACAACGGCCACATCCACATCCTTTCCGATACCGATGGCGATGGCATTGAGGACAAAGCCACGCTTTTCTGGGATAAGAACACCATGCGCGGCCCCATCGGCATGGCCCTCACGCCGCCCGGGTACGCAAAAGGACAGGGCGTCTTCGTGCCCAGCAAAGGCAAGCTCTCGCTCATCATCGATAAAGACGGCGATGATAAAGCGGATGAAGAGATCATCGTGGCCACCGGCTGGAAGGAGATCACGCAGAACGTGGATGCTATCGGCGTGGCGCTCGATAAGGACGGCAACATCTACTTCGCGCTCGGTACTGCGAATTACGCGAACGGCTACCTCATCGATAAAGACACGGGCGTGGCCGCTTACGATCTCAAATCCGAGCGTGGCACCGTACTGAAAGTGTCACCGGATTTCTCCAAGCGCGAGATCATCTGCACCGGCATCCGCTTCCCCGTGGCGATGCACTTCAACAAGGACGGCGATCTCTTCGCCAGCGAACAGGAAGGTGCGACGTGGCTGCCGAATGGCAATCCTTTCGATGAACTCCTGCACATCCAGCCGAACCGCCACTACGGCTTCCCGCCGCGTCACCCCAAACACCTGCCGAACGTGGTAGATGAACCGAGCGTGTTCGATTACGCGCCGCAGCATCAATCCACCTGCGGTTTCAATTTCAATTACGGCGTGAACGGCGGCCCCGCCTTCGGCCCGAAATTCTGGGAAGGTGATGTGCTGATGACCGGTGAATCCCGCGGCAAGATCTACCGCACCAAGCTCGTGAAGACCTCGTCGGGCTACGTGGCGCAGAACCATCTCATCGCGTGCCTGAACCTGCTCACCACGGATATCTGCATCACGCCGAAAGGCCACGCCATTGTCTCCACGCACAGCGGTAAACCGGATTGGGGCACTGGCCCCAGCGGCATCGGCAAACTCTTTCAGATCTCCTACACGGACAAGGAAGCCCCACAACCCGTCGTCACCTACAGCGCGAGCCCGACGGAGATCCGCGTCGCCTTCGACCGTCCGTTGAATCCGGCTAATTTGAAGAACCTCGCCAAGGAAACAAAGATCACGCAAGGCAAATACGTGATGCCCGGCGACCGTTTCGAAGCCATGTGGCCCGGCTATCAGGTCATCAAAGACCAAAAAGCCGTCCCGCGCTACAACGTCCCCGTGCTTTCGGCGAACGTGACACCGGACAACCGCACCCTCGTGCTCACCACACCACCACGCACCGCTGCCGTGAACTACGCCGTGGAGCTACCAAACGTCTCCCGGAGCGCCGAGCTCCAGCTCGGCTCGAAAACAAAAGCCGCCTACGACCAGATCGAAGTGCTGGCAGATATGAATGGCGTGCAAGCCGAGTGGAAATCAACGGATGGCAAAAGCAACTGGAAAGGCTGGTTGCCGCATATAGACGCCGAAGCCTCGAAAGCATTTACGCAAGGAAGCAAAACGCATGAGGAATTGTGGGCTGCTTCAGCAAAAGGAGGATTTCTTACTTTGCTCACCCAACTGGATCTCAACCGCATGCTTCAACCAGAGATTCAGCAGGGTGCTAAGTTGGATCACGATTACCCTTCAGAACAGATTCATATCTCGACTCAATTCCGAGGCGGTGGCGAAAGTAAATCTGAGCTGAGCGGCGCTCGCAGCCATCATTTGAGAGTCAGCATCGGACGCTTTCAGGACAGCCACCATATTACCCCAGAGCATGGAGACTGGGCGTTATTTAATGTAACTATCACACCTTCTCCCCAAGCCTCGATGCCGTCCCTGCACTGGAGCACAAGCCTCGATGAGCGGCAACGCCCCTTCCCCCTCCGCCGCTTCTTCCTCCCCGGCGCACAACCCACCGTCGAACCCGTCAAACTCGCCTCCGAACGCGTCGTCCCTGAACTCGCTGGCGGCAATTGGTTGCGTGGACAAAAACTCTTCCACAGTGAACAAGCCGCTTGCTCCAAGTGCCATCAAGTCAGTGGCGTCGGAGGCAAGCTCGGCCCCGATCTCTCTAATCTGATCCATCGCGACTACGCCAGCGTCTTGCGCGACATCAGCGAGCCCAGCGCCGCCATCAATCCCGATCACACCGCCTTCAATATCGAACTGAAAGATGGCGATGTCCTCACCGGCGTCATCATGGGCGATAATGCAGAAGCATTGACCCTCGGCAGCGCCACCGGCCAACCCCTTCGCGTAGCCAAGAACACCATCAAGAGCGTGAAGCCTTCCTCCATTTCCCTCATGCCCGAGGGCTTGGATAAAGGCCTCGGCGAAGCAGCGATGAAAGACCTCATGACCTTCCTTCTGACCGTACCGCTGGAACCCGCGCCCATCGAGATCGGCGGCGCTCCACCCGCACGTTCTCGTGCAGAACTCAATGCTGTGCTAAGCAGTCGTGAGCCATTGCCCGCCCAAATGAAACCCATGCACATCGTCCTCTGCGCCGGACCGAAAGATCATGGCAAAGGCGAGCATGATTATCCCATGTGGCAACGCCGCTGGTCCAAGCTCCTCGCGATGAGCGAAGGCGTGACCGTCAGCACCGCCGACAAATGGCCGAGCGCAGAACAGTTCGCGAAAGCCGATGTCATCTGCTTCTTCAACAACAATCCCGTATGGGATGAGACCAAAGGCCAGGAGCTGGACAGCTACCTCGCGCGCGGCAAAGGCGCGGTCTATTTCCACTGGGCCGTAGAAGCCCGTGGTGATGCCGAAGCTTTCGCTCGCCGCATCGGCCTCGCCTCGAACTCACCGCTCTTGAAATATCGCCATGGTCCGCTCGATCTGCAGTTCGCCGAGCATCCACTGGCGAAGGGTTTCAATGCGACGAGCTTCACGAAAGCGAAGTTCATTGATGAATCCTACTGGCTCTTCCGGGGGGAAGAGAAAAACGTGAACCTCCTCGCTAGCTCCATGGAGGATGGCCAGCTCCGTCCGCAATTGTGGACGCGCAATGTCGGCCCCGGCCGTGTCTTCGTGAGCATCCCTGGCCATTACAACTGGACCTTCGATGACCCGATCTTCCGTGTGCTCGCCCTGCGCGGCATCTGCTGGTCAGCGGGACAACCGGTGGATCGCCTCACCGATCTGGCTCCTATCGGCGCGCGCATCGCGGAGTAG